The genomic region CCGATAAGTATCGCATCGGTGACCGCTACATTAAGGCTTCTCTCGGGCCGAAATGACTCCCTCGGAAGATGACGCGCCGCGCAAGAAACGGTACGAAGAAAAACCTCCCGATGTTCATCAAGCCAACTGTCTTCGGGTTCAGCATGCTCCTCCATGTAGTCGTTAAGGAACTGTTTGAGTGGCTTGGAGTACGTGCTGAGGGCATCTCTCAGCGCAAAAAAGCGCAGAATGAGCTCCTGATCTTTGCGCTTGGAACTGACGGGCCCGTAGATGCTTCGCCAGTCTTCCACTTCGTTAAGGGTCTGCAAGAGATCATTGAATGGGCCGCGATACACGCATGATCTGATTTCCTGCGGCGCCAACGCCGTCCCACCCGTGTTTAGCCGCTCGAATACCCGGTAGATGCTGCTTCGGTCGCCCTCGGGTTGATCTTGCTGGAACACGGTTGCATGAAGAAGTGAGTCGTCGAGCATTCTGCGACTTTCTTCGTCGAGCGTGTCGTAGGTGGCGCCATCGATCGACTCGTCGACTCCTTTTAGGGCGAACTGCCTAGTCCCGATAACCCCGTGGTAGAAACTAAGCAGCGACGTTAGCCGCTGCTGGCCGTCGACGACGACCAACTTGTGCGTATCCGGCTCCTTGAACAGGAAGATTCCGGGCACGGGCAGTCCGAGGAGTAGAGACTCGATGAGACGTGACGCCTGGGCATGGGTCCATACGAACCGGCGCTGGAACTCCGGCACATAGACATCACCCCGGTCGAGACGCTTAACCAGGCTGTCTACCGGGTAGTCTGCACCGTAGCTGCTAATGGTATAGCGGACAGAGGTAGACTGCTCATCATCTTCCGATTCCGACGCGTCGAATACCTCTTCACCAATTTCTGTCATCTATTCCCTCCAAGACGACGCTCGGCGGGTGCGGGTTGCGGGCCGGCGGCGGTGGAGATGGCGCCGAGGGCCTGCAGGGTGATGCGCGCCTTCTCCTCCTCCACCGGATGCGGGTGCACGCCGGAGATCGGCGCGTGCGTGCCGCCGGCTCCAGAAATCACCGCCGCGTGCGCCGCCGGGAACAGTGCCATGGTACGTGCGAACGGCTCGATGAACTTGTCGAAGTGCTCGATCACGTAGGCGGCGAGGGCCGCCTTGCCGCCCGCGCGCAGGATCTCGATGGTACGGTTCAACTGGTCGATCTCGGCCTGGGCGCGGCCGCGGATCTCGGCCGCGGTGGTCTTGGCCTGCAGCGCCATCCGCTCCCGCTCCGCCTCGGCCGGGATCAGGATCTCGGCACGGTACTTCTCGCGCAGCATCGCGATGCGCTGTTCCTCGGCGCGGATCTGCGCCTTGATGCCGGCCACGTTGGCCTCCGCGTCGCGCTGTGCCCGCTGCACGCCGATGGCGCTGCGCTGGCCCTGCTGAGCCACCTCCACGCGCGTGTGGGCAGTCAGGCTCTCCTTGCCGTTGGCCGCATCGCGCACCGCCACTTCGGCGCGCCGCGTTTCCGACTCCTCCTTGGCGGCCGCCCGCGCCTGCGCCTGCGCGGCGCGCGACTGTGCCTCGGCGTTGGCCGATTGAATCCGCTTCAACAGCGCGATGTACAGTTCCGGCTCGCGCACCCCTTCCAGGCGGTGATCGTCCACGTCGGCGATGTTCATGGCGGTGATCTCCAGCCCGATCCCCGCCAGGTCGGTCTTGCACACCCGGATCATGTTCTGTACCAGCCGGTCCTTGTCGGTCATCACCTCTTCCGGAGTCATGGTGGCGATCGAGTCGCGCAGGTGACCCTCGATGATGCCGGTGGCGATGCCGGTGAGCTCGTTCCAGTCACGCGTCATCAGCAGGATGCGGCGAATCGCGTTGCGCAGTCCTTCGCCGGAGGAGGCCACCGCGAAGCTGACCGTGGCCACCACCGTCAGCGGCACGATGCCGGCGGCAATCGCCGACTCCACCCGCACGCTGGTGGTGCGCGGGCGCATGTCCATGCGGTAGAAGCGGTGGATGAGCGGAAACACGAACACCCTGCCGCCGCGCACCGACGAGAACGACTTGCCCTGGCCGGCAACGATCGCCAGCTCGTCGGCGCCGACGATCTTCATCTTGGTGATCAACTGGAGAAGCAGGGTGATGAGCACCAGCACGGCGAAGATGATCACGAACCCGGTCATGGCTTCACCTCCTCGCCGGCGCCGGACGCGCCGGACCCGGCACGCTGGCCGAGCAGATCCTTTACGCTGATGCCGAATCCCTCCTCGAAGCGATTCAGGAAGTCGACGAACGCGTCCGGTCCGCGGTTGAGCAGCCCGTTCATGCCGCGCTCGTCGTCCATGATCACCACGTTGTCCACCTTCAACTCGCGCGCATGCTTCTCGTAGGCGGCAAACAGCGTGGGAAGCTGCTGTTGCACGAACAGGGCGATCTTGCCCGCGTCGCCGGCGCCGGCGACCATCGTTGCCTTCTGGTCGAGCAGGTCGTTGTGGGTCGACTCGACGATCTGCACCGCCTGGTTCTGGCCGTCGGCCAGGATCTCCGCCGCCTGCCGCCTGGTGTCCGCCTCCAGCGTGACGTCGGAGACGTTCTTGAGCTTGCGCAGCTCGACGGCGATTTCCTGCACCGCGCGCTCGCCCTCGCTCTCGGCGCGCGCGATGACGCTGTCGGTCTCCAGCCGATTCTGCTCCACTTCCGCCTCGCAGGTGCGGCGCAGCACCTCCAGTTCCTGCTGCGCGGCGATGATCTGCTCGTCGGCGCTGTTCTCGGCGACCGCCTCGCGCCGGTTGGCGTCCGATTCGGAGCGCTCGGCCTGCGCCTTCAGGCGCGCCTCCTCGATTTCCACCTCCTGGCGCTTGCGCGACAGGGTCTTGTTGGCCAGGTTGGCGATGTAGTTGGAGGTGTCCCAGATCTTCTGCAGCGACACCGACACCACGCGCATGCCGAAGGTGCTCAGGTCCTGGTTGCTGTCGCGCAGCAACTCGGCGCGGAACTGGGCGCGCTCGCCTTCCACGTCGTCGTCGGGATCGACGCCGCCCTGGGTCAGACTGCCGCCCTCGCCGGCGCGGTCGCGCTCCTCCACGCTCTCCACCATGCCGATCGCCTGCAGCGGCGTGGTCTTGTTGAGCGCGCCGCGAAAGTTGCCGACCATGGTCTGCTGGATCTGTTCCTGGATCTCGGCGCGCGACTTGCCCATGAGCCGTTCCACGGCCGAGTAGAGCAGCGCGTCGTCCTCGTGGTCCACGCACACGCACGCGGTGGCGTCGGCCCCGACCGTAATGCCGTTGGCCGAGTTCACCCCCTCCACGCGCACGTCGATGGGGATGGTGCTCAGCCCCAGCCCCTGCACGCTCTGGAAGAAGGGGACGACGAACGTCCAACCGCCGCGCTGCAGGCGAAAGCCGTAGCTCTTGCCGCGAATCGTGGTCTTGGCGCCGGTCACCACCAGCACCTGGTCCGGCGGGCACACCCGAATCACCGAACGCAACAACCCGATGGCCAGCACGAACGCCACCACCGCGGCCGCGCCGCCGCCGACAAATCCTTCTATCATGGTTCCTCCCTGCGCACGTAGACGCATTGTTCTGTTATTCGCGAAACGACCACGCGGTCTCCGGAAGCGAATTCCTGGGTGCCGTCTTCCGCGCGCGCGTAGCGTTCGCTGACGCTCTGGCCGAACAGCACGCGCACCTTGCCCATGGCGCCGGCCGCGATCGGCACGATCACCGTGGCCGGCTCCATGAGCAGCTCCTCGTCGTGCAGCGACGAGTCCAGCCTGGTGCGCTGGAAGCGGAAGAACAGCCGTGCGAGCACCGACATCGACACGCCCCCCGCCAGCGACCAGACCAGGCTGCCGACCGGCCCGGAGCCGAACGCCCCCGCCGCCAGCCCGAATGGACCGAAGCCGAGGCAGAAGTAGACCAGGGTGCGCAGCC from Spirochaetaceae bacterium harbors:
- a CDS encoding DUF262 domain-containing protein, whose translation is MTEIGEEVFDASESEDDEQSTSVRYTISSYGADYPVDSLVKRLDRGDVYVPEFQRRFVWTHAQASRLIESLLLGLPVPGIFLFKEPDTHKLVVVDGQQRLTSLLSFYHGVIGTRQFALKGVDESIDGATYDTLDEESRRMLDDSLLHATVFQQDQPEGDRSSIYRVFERLNTGGTALAPQEIRSCVYRGPFNDLLQTLNEVEDWRSIYGPVSSKRKDQELILRFFALRDALSTYSKPLKQFLNDYMEEHAEPEDSWLDEHREVFLRTVSCAARHLPRESFRPERSLNVAVTDAILIGLASRLERGRISDTEQLGTAAVELSRQQDFREVTDRSTTEAASISSRIRQATEAFNSVR
- a CDS encoding SPFH domain-containing protein, with amino-acid sequence MTGFVIIFAVLVLITLLLQLITKMKIVGADELAIVAGQGKSFSSVRGGRVFVFPLIHRFYRMDMRPRTTSVRVESAIAAGIVPLTVVATVSFAVASSGEGLRNAIRRILLMTRDWNELTGIATGIIEGHLRDSIATMTPEEVMTDKDRLVQNMIRVCKTDLAGIGLEITAMNIADVDDHRLEGVREPELYIALLKRIQSANAEAQSRAAQAQARAAAKEESETRRAEVAVRDAANGKESLTAHTRVEVAQQGQRSAIGVQRAQRDAEANVAGIKAQIRAEEQRIAMLREKYRAEILIPAEAERERMALQAKTTAAEIRGRAQAEIDQLNRTIEILRAGGKAALAAYVIEHFDKFIEPFARTMALFPAAHAAVISGAGGTHAPISGVHPHPVEEEKARITLQALGAISTAAGPQPAPAERRLGGNR
- a CDS encoding SPFH domain-containing protein encodes the protein MIEGFVGGGAAAVVAFVLAIGLLRSVIRVCPPDQVLVVTGAKTTIRGKSYGFRLQRGGWTFVVPFFQSVQGLGLSTIPIDVRVEGVNSANGITVGADATACVCVDHEDDALLYSAVERLMGKSRAEIQEQIQQTMVGNFRGALNKTTPLQAIGMVESVEERDRAGEGGSLTQGGVDPDDDVEGERAQFRAELLRDSNQDLSTFGMRVVSVSLQKIWDTSNYIANLANKTLSRKRQEVEIEEARLKAQAERSESDANRREAVAENSADEQIIAAQQELEVLRRTCEAEVEQNRLETDSVIARAESEGERAVQEIAVELRKLKNVSDVTLEADTRRQAAEILADGQNQAVQIVESTHNDLLDQKATMVAGAGDAGKIALFVQQQLPTLFAAYEKHARELKVDNVVIMDDERGMNGLLNRGPDAFVDFLNRFEEGFGISVKDLLGQRAGSGASGAGEEVKP